A region from the Bos indicus x Bos taurus breed Angus x Brahman F1 hybrid chromosome 9, Bos_hybrid_MaternalHap_v2.0, whole genome shotgun sequence genome encodes:
- the TAAR1 gene encoding trace amine-associated receptor 1 produces MMSLCHNKINISCVKSSWSNDIRASLYSLMVLIILTTVVGNLLVIISISHFKQLHTLNNWLIQSMATVDFLLGCLVMPYSMVRSIEHHWSFGEVFCKIHTSTDIMLSSASIFHLSFISIDRYYAVCDPLRYKTKINILVISLMIFISWSIPALFAFGMIFLELNFKGAEEMYYKHSHCIGSCSVFFSKTSGVLAFMTSFYIPGSIMLCIYCRIYFIAKGQARSIHDAKQKVQIGLEERNGISRSRGRKAAKTLGIVMGVFLTCWCPFFVCMVMDPFLDYTIPPTLNDALIWFGYLNSTFNPMIYAFFYPWFRKALKIILVGKIFQKDSSRSKLFSE; encoded by the coding sequence ATGATGTCCCTTTGccacaataaaattaatatttcctGTGTGAAAAGCAGCTGGTCAAATGACATCCGGGCTTCCCTGTACAGTTTAATGGTGCTCATAATTCTGACCACAGTGGTTGGCAATCTGCTAGTTATTATTTCCATATCACACTTCAAGCAACTGCATACCCTAAATAATTGGCTCATTCAGTCCATGGCTACTGTGGACTTTCTTCTGGGGTGCCTGGTCATGCCTTATAGCATGGTGAGATCCATTGAGCACCACTGGTCTTTTGGAGAAGTCTTCTGTAAAATTCACACCAGCACTGACATTATGCTGAGTTCAGCATCCATTTTTCACTTGTCCTTCATTTCCATTGACCGCTACTATGCTGTGTGTGACCCACTGAGATACAAAACCAAGATCAACATCTTGGTTATTTCTCTGATGATCTTCATTAGTTGGAGTATTCCTGCTCTTTTTGCATTTGGGATGATCTTTCTGGAGCTAAACTTCAAAGGAGCTGAAGAGATGTATTATAAACACAGTCACTGCATAGGGAGTTGCTCTGTCTTCTTCAGCAAAACATCTGGGGTTCTGGCCTTTATGACTTCTTTCTATATACCTGGCTCTATTATGCTGTGCATCTATTGTAGAATATATTTCATAGCAAAAGGCCAGGCAAGATCAATTCATGATGCAAAGCAGAAGGTTCAAATTGGGttggaagagagaaatggaatttCACGAAGCAGAGGAAGGAAAGCTGCGAAGACTTTAGGGATTGTGATGGGAGTTTTCTTAACATGCTGGTGTCCTTTCTTTGTCTGCATGGTCATGGACCCTTTCCTGGACTATACTATCCCACCTACTTTGAACGATGCATTGATTTGGTTTGGCTATTTGAACTCTACTTTTAATCCAATGATTTATGCATTTTTCTACCCCTGGTTCAGAAAAGCACTAAAGATAATTCTAGTTGgtaaaattttccaaaaagatTCATCTAGGAgcaaattattttcagaataa